The Candidatus Thiothrix anitrata genome includes the window AGCATCAGTTACGTTTAGAAGCTGCCCGCAATGCATTTGATGTAGGCGAAGACACCAATGGCGACGGCAGGAGTGAAGCGGTCAGCAAGAAATTTAATCAGTTTATGCTGCAATACCAGTGGAATCTGGATGCAGAACATGAACATCACCATCACTAAACTTTAATAGAGAGCAATGACTATGATGAAAAAATGGCTATTATTGGCACTATTGTGCTTAGGCTTACACACGGCTGCAATCGCTGCAACCGAGCTAAAAGTAGGCGATACCTTACCCACAATCAGTCTTAAAGATCAGCATGATAAAGCGGTGACCGTGGCGACAGATGCACAAACATTAATCTTTACGGTGGAAAAACCTGCGTCTGATTTAGTTAATGATTACTTGAAAACACAAGCGGCGGATTATTTAATCGCACAAAAAGCTTACTTTTTGGCAGATATTAGCGGAATGCCTAGCATGATTACTAAAATGTTCGCCATTCCAAAAATGCAGGAACGTCCTTATGCCATTTTGTTAGGGTACGAAGCCGACGCACTAGCCTTTATGCCACGTCAGCAAAATCACGTAACAGTGGTCAAAGTGAAAGCTAATAAAGTAGAGCAGATTTTATTCGTCAATGACGAAGCGAGTTTACGCAATCACTTATAAAACTCCTCCGCCAACGCTGACGACCTTAACGCCGAAACGGCAACCGAAACAGCATCTTTAGCCCGTTTTTCAGGCGATTGCCAGCGGGCGGGGTGCTAGGAGAAGGCGGTGGAAACACGTCACGCGCCGGATAACCAAACGTTTGGTTGAACAGCGAAAAGTCGATGACGAAAGTATCCCCCTCCCCTCGCTGTGAAAGAATCTCGACTAACGGCATTTCACGACGATGAATGGATTCCACATTTTTGATAAAACCTTGCTGACTCAGTGAGGTAATGCCTTTGACTTGACGAATATTGTTTTGTTCGTCAAGCATTTCCCAAGTGATCAGACCTTTTTCAGCCGTTTGTTGTTGGTGTGAAATGGCGTGCAGCGTAAACGTTTTAAGCATTATTGTTCTCGCGCTAGGATAATGGGATTTCATCCAAACATAGCACGAAAATCCTTCAAAACCATTAACTTCCAGACGACCTGCATATTTTGGGAAGTGTCTGCCACTGCCCATTGATTAAGCCTTCCATTGGCTGGAACTGGGTTTTGTAACGCATCTTAGGCGATGCCTCAATCCAGTAACCTGGGTAAACATAGGGCAAGCCCTGCGCGTTAGCGAAAGCAATTTGCCACAACACCGCGTAAGTGCCCAACCCACGCTTTTGGCTGGCTTCTGGGTCAAAGAAAGTGTAAACCGATGATAAGCCAGTTGATAATTCATCGACAGCAGCCACTGCCAGCAATGTCTCTGCCAAATAAAATTCCACCAGCATCGTCGTACACCAATCACCCAACAAGAAACTCGCGAAGGTTTCAGTGCTATCTTCTTCCATACCACCACCTTTATGACGATAACCCACGTAACGGCGGTAGAGGTCATCATAAGCAGGCTTGAAACCTTCAGAACGATTAACGCGCACTGTCAGGTCACTATTGTGCTGCCAATTACGCTGCTGGGAGCGGTTCGGCGCAAACGCAGCAGCAGTAATCCGGGTTGCAACACATGCCTGACAGTATTGGCAATGCGGTCGGTAAACATCATTACCACTGCGCCGAAAGCCACTATCCAACAAGCGTGCATACAGTGTCGGACTCATCTGATAGCCCGGATCTACTAATAAATTAACAGCCTGCTCTTGCGCCAAGTACGGGCACGGATGTGTGGATGTGATATAAAGATTGAGATTAGTTTCAGCCAGCATCATAGGCCAAAGAACTCAGCAATTACCGCTGGCACACGCCACTTTGCGCAGACCATCGACACTTTGTATTTGGATACTACCGCGCTGCTCATTGAGAAAGCCCTGCCGCTTCCAGTCTGACAAAAATCGGCTTACCGTTTCAATCGTTAAGCCCAATAACTCACCAATTTCTCCACGTGACAAAGGCAACACCACCCAACTACCACCCGTACCCTCACACCAACGAATCAAAAACGAAGCTAAACGTTCAGATGCTTTTTTCGCACCGAGTTCCAACATCATGTCTTCAGCTTGACGCAGGTGCTGAATCCAACGGCGCATCATGGTGTTTTCAATCTCAGGGTTTTGCTTCTTCAGCTCCATGAGTTCGCCCAAAGGCAGACGACACACTTCAATCTCACTCAATGGTGTAGCCGTATGGTTGTAAGGCTCACTGGCAAAACCGTCAAAGCCAAACAAATCACCCGTGCGCAATACCCTGACGATTTGAGTACGTCCATTGGGTAAGGTTTTGGTTAATTTCACCAAACCTTTGCGCAAAGTATAAGCGTTAGCAGCAGGATCACCTTGGTGATATACGGTTTCATCAGGAGCATAGATCACGACCGACGGCTGAAATGCTTGAATTTCTACCAAACGGACAGTCGGCAATTGGGCGAAAATACTCAAATGCCGTATTTGGCATGATTGGCAATGCCCTTTGCCTTTAACGTTCGACATACCCTCTCCTTACTCAAACTCACCAAAGCGACACTCACCCGGCAGCAAACTTACCCTGCACTTAACCGGCGTGATGATTAAAACGGAATATCATCATCAAAATCCTCAAAACCACGCTCATTATGGCTACTTTGCGGAGCTGCTGACGGTTGAGGAGCAGGTGCGCTAGCGTAACCCCCACCATTATTGCTGCTACGTGGGGCTTCGTCGTAACTGCCCGCACCCATACCACCTCCTTGACGACCACCTAACATTTGCATGT containing:
- a CDS encoding arginyltransferase; the encoded protein is MMLAETNLNLYITSTHPCPYLAQEQAVNLLVDPGYQMSPTLYARLLDSGFRRSGNDVYRPHCQYCQACVATRITAAAFAPNRSQQRNWQHNSDLTVRVNRSEGFKPAYDDLYRRYVGYRHKGGGMEEDSTETFASFLLGDWCTTMLVEFYLAETLLAVAAVDELSTGLSSVYTFFDPEASQKRGLGTYAVLWQIAFANAQGLPYVYPGYWIEASPKMRYKTQFQPMEGLINGQWQTLPKICRSSGS
- a CDS encoding Crp/Fnr family transcriptional regulator, with product MSNVKGKGHCQSCQIRHLSIFAQLPTVRLVEIQAFQPSVVIYAPDETVYHQGDPAANAYTLRKGLVKLTKTLPNGRTQIVRVLRTGDLFGFDGFASEPYNHTATPLSEIEVCRLPLGELMELKKQNPEIENTMMRRWIQHLRQAEDMMLELGAKKASERLASFLIRWCEGTGGSWVVLPLSRGEIGELLGLTIETVSRFLSDWKRQGFLNEQRGSIQIQSVDGLRKVACASGNC